Genomic window (Gloeomargarita sp. SKYB120):
AGAACTGGAACGGTCGGCTGGCGATGCTGGGGTTTGTATCAGCCCTGGTGATAGAAGCGCTTAGCGGCCAAGGTGTGTTGCATTTCTTGGGATTGTTGTGATGGCGATTTTTGGTCTTGGCAAAAAACTGGTGATGCCCCGACCAGAGGAAGCGCTGCCTGGTCGGGCAACTCCCATGCCCGTGCCGGAGAGGCATTACGTCAATGGCAATCCCCTGAAACCGCCCTATCCTGACGGTCTGGAGCTGGCGATGTTTGGCATGGGGTGTTTTTGGGGGGCTGAGCGTAAGTTCTGGCAATTGCCAGGCGTGTATGTAACGGCAGTTGGGTATGCTGGCGGTTACACGCCCAACCCTACTTATCAGGAGGTTTGCACAGGTCTGACGGGCCACAACGAGGTAGTGCGGGTGGTGTTTGACCCCCGCCAGGTCAGTTACGCCACCTTACTGAAAATCTTTTGGGAGAATCACGACCCAACTCAAGGAATGCGCCAGGGTAATGACGTGGGCACCCAGTACCGTTCGGGAATTTACGTCTATTCCCCAGAGCAGCGGCGCTTAGCTGAACGGTCGCGCGACCTGTATCAGCAGGTATTGCAAGCTGCTGGGTATGGCCCAATTACCACCGAAATCCTGGAAGCCCCCGAGTTTTACTACGCTGAAGCCTATCATCAGCAGTACTTAGCCAAAAATCCCGGCGGCTATTGCGGGCTAGGGGGTACAGGCATTCCCTTTCCCGTTGAACAACTAGCCTTGGCTGGCGAGTAGGCTAAAATAAAGCGTTAGCGGCTCAGTAGCTCAGCGGTAGAGCAGGGGACTCATAAGCCCTTGGTCGTGTGTTCAAATCACACCTGAGCCATAGGTATACAATTGTACAATCCAGAATTATCTGACACCAATCCAAAATTGATGTCCACGTCAAGTTCCCTGTGGGAGTATCTCGCCTGGGTCATGAGTCCCCCGCTCCTTTCACCCATCCCTCAGCACATTGCTCTTAGCCACTCCACGAAGGCAGTTACCCACCTTCCGAGCGGGAAGATGGCTGCACCGAGTGTGTCTTTCCACCAACCTAGTACACACTATGCCCATCTGTCAATAAAGACAGATAGACACAGTGACTACCTTTCCCATAAAATGGGAGACACCAAACCACACGTGGTTTTTAGAGATGAGCACCTACGAAGGGGTTTACGAAAACTCCCACCAGGAAACCCAGTGGTCCGCCGATGAGCGCCAGCGATTCGCTGACCTCATTGACCGCCTGATGGTAGTGGATGAGAACGGACGCAAGATGAGTCAGGACAGCTTCGGCGCTATCTTTGGGGTGCGGGGTAGCACCGTCCAAGCGTGGGAGAAGGGTAGTATCCCGGAAACCCTGAAGTTGAAGAGAATCGCCAGCTACATTGGCTGGACCCTGGATGATATGGTTTTCTACCTGAAAACAGGCAAAGAACCGAGCCAAAACCAGGTAGAGCGCATGATTTCTGAGATTTACACACTTCCCCGACGTTCAGTAGCAAGGGTGATAGAAGCCGCTGGCCGCTATCTGGCCGAGTGCCAAATGTGACCAACCCAAACAGACTTGCCAGCGAACTGTATCACTAGCATTGTGACCAAGAAACCCAAAACTTCGACTACAACGGACTTTTGGGCGAACTGTATCATTTGTATCATCTGTATCATGCAAAAAAGGGCTTTTTGTATCACTGCTATACCAAATAAGCAAATTCTATCAATCTGCAACAAAAATTTACATTTAGGAGTCCAGCCATGAGCCAGCAGTGCCCTCGATGCGGCGCGAGATTAAAGGTCAGCCCCAAAGGCGAAGCCTACTGTCCCATGCCTAATTGCCGGTGGCCCAGGGCCGTTCCCAGTTCCAGCGGCATTCGTATTCCGCAGCTTCGACTTCCTTCGCGAAAACAGCTAATCGGCAGCGCTGCTGGAGCTACTGCCATTGCTCTGGGGTTAGGCTACCTAGCCTGGGAGCGGCTTCCACCTTTTCAGGGCGGGCGGTGTACCCGCACCGAGGCACGCCTGTTAGAACAGAAGCTAAAGCCCATTTACGAAAAATTCGTGGACCAGGTACGTGTTGCCAGTGCCACCAGCCGGATTGCTCTCCCCCCACAAATATCGGCTTTACAAGAGACGCAACGACAGCTTAACAGCGAGAAGTGGCCTGAATGTGCGAAGCACGCCATTGAAAGGCTTAACGAAGGGATGAGTGAGACAATCAATGGATTTTTGAGCTTTGCCGCCAACGAACCAGATTTGTTAGTCCAGATCCACATCAACAGAGGGCAGGCGCTCCTCAGTTCTTTCCGCACTGGTTACTTTGCCCTGGTGGAAGGGCGCAAATACAGAGTCGAAGACGGTTCCGCTTTGGAAGAAACCCTCAGAGAAATGGAGCAGGGACTAAAGCAGCAGAAGTAGTGGCGGCGCAGGTTGGAACCGATAGATTAGGCCCAGCCAGTGGCCTGATTGATAAGTTTTGCTTAGCCCCCAACTCTCGAAATTTTTACAGCAGGCGTTTCAAATTCTCCAAAAGTGCGAAACACCCTTCCAAGTTTGGTGCAGTACACGCCAGAGCTGGAAACGCCCGCCAGCAAGCCGTTTCAGTTCTTCCCGCTTCTTCCCACTTCTTCCAGGTTGGATCCAAATTCAAATGAAACGGTACAACGGTTCTACTGCGTACCACTACGGTTGAATGTCCATCAGCCG
Coding sequences:
- a CDS encoding helix-turn-helix domain-containing protein, whose protein sequence is MSTYEGVYENSHQETQWSADERQRFADLIDRLMVVDENGRKMSQDSFGAIFGVRGSTVQAWEKGSIPETLKLKRIASYIGWTLDDMVFYLKTGKEPSQNQVERMISEIYTLPRRSVARVIEAAGRYLAECQM
- a CDS encoding chlorophyll a/b-binding protein, translating into MENQERNLWNWGFTAGAENWNGRLAMLGFVSALVIEALSGQGVLHFLGLL
- the msrA gene encoding peptide-methionine (S)-S-oxide reductase MsrA, with the protein product MAIFGLGKKLVMPRPEEALPGRATPMPVPERHYVNGNPLKPPYPDGLELAMFGMGCFWGAERKFWQLPGVYVTAVGYAGGYTPNPTYQEVCTGLTGHNEVVRVVFDPRQVSYATLLKIFWENHDPTQGMRQGNDVGTQYRSGIYVYSPEQRRLAERSRDLYQQVLQAAGYGPITTEILEAPEFYYAEAYHQQYLAKNPGGYCGLGGTGIPFPVEQLALAGE